In Candidatus Binatia bacterium, the DNA window GCCCGAGGCCTCGAATCCGGACGCCGATCGATTCGTCCTTCCGATCGTGGTTGCCGTGAGTGCGCTGGTTCTGGTCACCGCCGCGCTCACCGATCAATGGCGTGGGGCGGTGATCACCGAGATCCAGGTCCTTGTCGTCGGGGCCGTGGCCTGGTGGGGCCTGCGGGCCTGATCCCCTCCGCTTGAGGGGCTCCGTCGAGGCCATTTTCGCCCACATGGAAGCAAACAGCTTGCTCTGCTAAAGGTCGGGCAGGGAGCTCCATGAATTCGGGGCCTTTGAGCAACGAATGAACGAAGAAACAACTGAAGCCCCATCCATCCCGGTCGCGACCCACCGCTCTGAGGAGGTAGAAATCGTCCGCTTTGACGAGCTGGACCTGCCCGACGAAATGCAAAAGGGTATCGCGAAAGCCGGATTCGAGAATTGCACCCCAATTCAGGCCAAAACGCTGCCAATCACGCTTGGTGGGAAAGATGTCGCTGGTCAGGCACAAACCGGCACCGGCAAAACGGCGGCCTTCCTGATCAGCGTATTCTCTCGACTGCTGCTCAACAAACGTGAGCGCAAAAAAGGAGCGCCACGCGCTCTGGTCATCGCGCCCACCCGCGAGTTGGCCATCCAGATCGGAAACGACGCGAAACTTCTGGGAGCGGAAACCGGATTTAAAGTTCAGGTCGTTTACGGCGGAGTGGATTATCGCAAGCAGCGCGAAGATCTCGCCGAGGAAGTCGATCTTCTGATCGGAACGCCGGGCCGCTTGATCGACTATTACAAGCAGCACGTCTACGATCTTCGCTCAATCGAAACCGTCGTAGTTGACGAAGCCGATCGCATGTTCGACATGGGCTTCATCAAGGACCTGCGTTTTTTGATGAAACGTTGCCCACCCCCGGAGGAGCGCCAGTCCCTGCTATTTTCGGCCACACTCTCGTTCGATGTGATGGAGCTCGCCTTCGTCTTCATGAATGACGCGGTCAAGGTCGAGATTCAGCCGGAACAGGTCACCGCCGAAAAAGTCGAGCACGTACTTTACCACGTGGGCCAAGACGAAAAGTTCCCGACACTTTTCGGCCTCTTGAAAAAGGAACAACCCGAGCGCACGCTTGTCTTTACGAATATGCGCCGCATGGCCGACGACATCGTCCGAACTCTGGAACTGAACGGCTATCGAGCCGAACAGATCACCGGCGATATCGACCAGCGCAAGCGGATGCGAATTCTTGAGGAGTTTCGCGAAGGGACCGTGCCCATTCTTGTCGCTACGGACGTCGCCTCACGCGGGCTCCATATCGAAGATGTCTCGCATGTCATCAACTTCGATCTTCCCCTCGACGCCGAAGACTATGTGCACCGCGTCGGGCGCACAGCACGCGCAGGCGCTTCAGGTACAGCGATCTCTCTGGCGTGTGAACGTTACGTCGAGGGACTTGAAGCGATCGAAAAGTACGTCGGTTTCAAATTGCCATACGACTTCCCGGACAGCGAACTTCTGGTCGAATTCAAGCGCGCGCCTCGTCGACCGCGCAAGCCTGGCCCCGGTGGGCGAGGAGGACGCCCCGGCGACTCGCGTGGACGCGGCGGCAGTAGCGGCGGCAATCGTCGTGATAGCCGGGGTGGAAACCCCCGCAGTAAAAGCGCCTCAAGCGCATCATCATCTGGCTCGGCAACGACGGGGGCGGGTGAAGAAGGGGGCAAGAAGAAGCGCCGTCGGCGCAAACGACGCTCTTCCGACTCCGGCGGAGCGGAAGCCAGCCCCAAACCTGAATCAGGCGAGTGACCAGAAAGCTGCCGAGAAAGTTGGTTCTGGCCGGGGGAGGCCACGCGCAGTTAGCGGTCCTGCGGTCCCTGATCATGGCGCCCATTCCCGGCAATGAAATCACGCTGGTGAACCCACATCGGGAAACCTTCTACTCAGGGATGCTGCCCGGCATGCTTGCGGGCCTGTTCCCGCGCGATGCATGTACCATCGATGTTGCCGCGCTGGCCGCTCGTGCGCGTGTGCGTTTCCTCGAAGATGCCGTCGCAGCGGTTGATAGCGGCGAACGAACGATACGCCTTGTGTCCGGCGCAAATCTGGATTTCGACGTCCTCTCTCTCGACATCGGAGCCCGGATGCAGGATATGCCTGACGGCGCCACGAACCCGGGGATTATTCCGGTGCGGCCACTGACCAGCGCGCTCACTCGAATTCAGCACGCTGTCGCGGAGATTCGCGCCGGCACACGGGACCCTGAGCTTCTGGTCATCGGTGGTGGCGCTGCCGGAGTCGAACTGGCCTTCGCCTTCCGTGCCGCTTTGCGGGATGTCCCCGAAGCGAACATCTCCCTTCTCCAATCTGCGTCCCAGGTTCTCCCGGACGTTTCTCGGGCCGCACAGCAGCGAGCGTTGGATCTGCTCGAGCAATACGGGATCGAGGTAAGGCGCGGCCTGGGTCGTCTCGAACCGGATGCCAGCGGCGTGCGTACAGCCGCGGGCGAGATTTTCCGCGGCCAGACAATTCTTTGGGCGACGGGAGCTGCTCCATTCTCGTGGCTACCCACGAGCGGATTGGTCACCACGGCTGACGGCTTTCTGCTCACCGGCCGGGATTTAAGATGTCGCGGAACCGATTCTGTTTTCGCAGCCGGCGACACGGCCCAAATCGACCAGTTTCCCATGACACCCCGCTCCGGGGTCCACGCCGTGCGCCAGGGCCCTGTCCTCAACCAAAATCTTCGTGCTGCCATGCGGGGAAGGGGGCGATTGCAGCCCTACCGACCCCAGAAAGATTTCCTGCGACTTCTCTCGACCGGCGACGGACGCGCCCTCGCCATTTATCGAGGCCGGACCCGTCATGGGAAGATCTGGTGGCAACTCAAAAAGCAGATCGATACACGGTTCCTGAGCCAGCATCGGCCCCCCAGAGTCGACTCGTTTACCGGCCCCGACCCCCGAATGCAGGAAGAGATGGGCGACTGCGGAGGGTGCTCGGCAAAAGTCGCGCCCGAGATCCTGGATCAAGCGATCTTCAAGAGCACAGGCAACGAGCCGTCCGACCCAACCGGCCGCGAACAGGGCCGTGTGACGATTACGCTCGCCGACCGCGACGATGCTGCGATTTTCACAGCCGCCGCCAACCGTCGGGTCGTCGTCACAACGGACGCCTTCCCGCCCTTCGCCGACGACCTGGCCTTGGTGGCGGAGATCGGTGCGATCAATGCAGCCAGTGATATTTATGCGATGGGAGCAACGCCCCGACAAGCATTGGTTCTCGCGGGACTGCCCGCCCAAGGGACCGCCAACGATCTCGCGGCCCTTCAGCGAGGCGCGCAAAAAGCCTTCGCCGAACTTGGCGTTGAAATTCTCGGGGGCCACTCGGTAAAAGTCGAAACGCCGCTGATCGGCTTTACCGTATTCGGTGAAATCGGTGACGATCCGCTGACAAAGGGCGGCGCGCAACCCGGCGACCTCCTCGTATTGAGCAAGCCTCTGGGTACCGGGATTCTGCTCGCGGCCGCTCGCGGGGGCGAGTGTCCCGCCAATTGGTGGGCATCGAGTATCGCCTCGATGCGCCAAAGCAATGCTTCTGCGGCCGAGGTATTCCGGCAGACCGGAGCTCATGCGTGCACTGATATCAGCGGGTTTGGTCTTCTCGGGCATGCGCTGGAGATGCTGGCTGCCGGCGAGGTTCGGGCGCGGTTGGATCTAGCCAAACTGCCCGCACTGCCGGGCGCTCGCGAACTCGCCGCAGTCGGTTGGTCTGCCACCGGCAGCGAGGCCTTGCAGCCCTATCTCGAAGAGGTCGAACTCGAGGCGAAGGGGGTCCACGCCGCAGGAGGGATCGCACTCCTACTCGACCCCCAGACTTCCGGAGGACTGCTCGCCGCGGTCCCTCCGGAGAAAGCCGTGGGTCTGATCCAGGCGGATCCAATCGAAGGCACTGACTTCCAAATCATAGGCGAAGTCCTGCCGGCATCCTTTCAGAGCCCGCGGGTGATCCTCGACGACGGGGCCCGCGCCTAGCGACCCTTCCAACGAGGAGGACGTTTCTCCGCAAAGGCGCGCGGGCCTTCCGCGTGGTCCTCGGTCTGCTCGCCGATCTCGAGATACCCCGCAGCGATCTCTTCCGCTTGCTCCACGGGCAAGCCCAGCCCGCGGACGATCCCCATCTTGGTTGCCCAGACCGCGAGCGGTGCGTTCTCGCAAACCAGACCCGCCAACTCTCGAGCACGCGCCATCAGATCGTCGTGCGGCACGACCTCGGTGATCAGCCCCAACTGCAAAGCGCGATCAGCCGGCATCTTTTCCTTCGCGCCTAACAGTGCCATCCGCATTGCCGCGGCAACCGGAATTCGACGTGCCAAATTAACAACCTCATGAGACGAGACAAATCCAAGCGAGACATGAGAGTCCATGAAAGTGGCCCGATCGGAGGCGATCGGAATATCGGACTCCGTCACCAGGTCGAGGAGGTTACCGTTACAGACGCCATTGACCGCTGCGATTACCGGCTTCATCACTCCGAGCCGCCGCGGCGTCGGCAGGTCGCGAATCGTTTCGATCATGGCCAGTTCACGAAACCGATCCGGCTTGGTGAACTTTTTCTTCTCCAGCGAGGACACGTCTGCGCCGCTGGAGAACGCCCGGCCAGCGCCTGTGATGATCGTGCACCAAATATCGGGATCGTCACGAACCTCGATCCACGCCGCTCGCAGCTCATCCTTCATCGCCTGGTTATAGGCGTTGAGCTTCTCCGGTCGATTCAATGTGATGGTCAGGATCCGACCCTCGCGCTCCACCAAGACCGTCTTCTGCGTTGCCATCACTGCGCTTTCTCATATCCGGCATTCCGTCACAAGCTCTCGCCGTTCGGGACGCCAGGCAAGCTATGACAATGAATTCCGTGCACCTGCGGCCGTCCGTATGACCCGCCTTGGGGAAACGCCGCGCAACGGGGACACAGCTCTGCGGGCCTCTCGCTACGCCGTGGCCGGTTCGGGCAACAGGAGATTCGGACACTCTCGAGCAGGGCTGATTGACGTAACCCTGTTGCCGTGGGAAGGAGCCACATGAAGCAGGATAGCCCCAGCGTCGTCGCGGATCTGCAAATCCAGACCACATGCCAGTTGCTGATCGCGGCCGTCGTCGTGGGGGGGGCCCTGTATTGGCTCCAATCTGTCGTAATTCCGTTTGTTCTCGCCGCATTTCTGGCACTGGGGCTGGCCCCGATAACGGATCTGATGATGCGATGGATGCGCCTCCCGAAAGCCTTGGCCGTATTCATCACGCTGGTTCTGGCAGCGGGACTTTGCGTACTCGGCTTCACGATCGTGTCGAGTGCCGTCACCCAACTGGCGGCGAGCGCTGGCGAATACCAGAAGGGCATGAATCAACTTCTGGACTGGGCCACCAAGGTGCTGCCTTTGGAGCGATTCGGCATTACCGAAGCCGAAATTCGGAAACCTCTCGCCAAGATTCCGCTCGAAACCGTCAGCGGCATGTTGGTTGGCACGACTACGGCGATTCTCGACCTCTTGTCGCAGGCTTTGCTGGTATCGGTCTTTTCCATATTCCTTCTGATCGGCTTCAGCGGCCGGCAAGCTCGAGCCGGCGTGTGGGGGCAGGCGGAACAACAGGTCAAGAGTTTTCTCGTCGCCAAGGTGATCGTGTCTGCGATCACCGGCCTGCTCGTGGGTGCCTGCCTGAACCTGCTTGGGGTAGAGTTGGCGCTTGTGTTTGGGCTCTTTGCCTTCCTTCTGAACTTCATCCCGACAGTCGGGTCGGTGATTTCAACACTTCTACCGCTCCCGATCCTCTTGCTGAATCCGGAAATCGGTCTCGGCACAGGCCTCGCGGCGATCTTGATTCCCGGGACGATTCACTTCGGCATCGGAAACGTCGTGGAACCCTTGGTGATGGGTGATTCACTGGAATTGCATCCCGTCGCCATTCTCGTGGCGCTGATGGTTTGGGGCGTTCTTTGGGGCGTTGTCGGCATGTTACTGGCCACACCGATCACCGCCGTGATGCGAATTCTCTTCGGTCGAATGACGCAAACCCGCCCTCTCGCACAGCTTCTTTCGGGCAACTTCGCCGACGCCAAGCCTTAGGCGTCAGGTCGGCACTCGGGGAGCTCCGTCAGAAAATCCGCGATCGCTGCGGCCACAGCCTCAGGCTGTTCCAGATGCAGGCTATGCGTCGCTTCAGGAAGCGTGACGCCGCGCCCCTCGGGCAGCCGCCTGACCATTTCCGCATGATCCTCGGCTGAGAGAATCGTGGAATCCCCCCCGCGAACAGCGAGTACCGGGCAAGAGATACGACGGAACTGCTCAGGGAAATCCTCGAGCAAGCCCGCATCGTGTTCGCGGAGCGCGCGCATCCTCGTCCAATGAAATTTCGAGTAGAAACCGCCATCCCCCGACGGACGAAAACTTCGGTCGGCGAGATATTTCACGACGTTGTCGGGAGCTCGATGGGGCAGGGGGTATGGCTGGAAGCCGCGCTTGGCGGTGGCCTCGGAGGGATAACGAATTTGCGGAATCCGCCGCAATCGATCCCCGGTCTTGCGCATCTCCGGAGCCATCGGGTCGTAGGGGATGTCCAGGAGGACGGCGCCGGCAATCGGCAGATTGTCGCGGAGCAGGGTCGGGACCGTCAAGACCCCCCCTTGCGAATGGCCCACGAGAATCCAGGGGCCCGGGTCGAGTTGGGTGCAGGCCTCCTCGAGATCCTCGACATCCCGTCGAAACCCGTAGTTCTCCTTCTCGGTCCAATCGCTATCCCCGTGGCCTCGCCGATCCATCGAGAACGGACGCGTCACGGAGGTCAGGAAAGACGCCAATGGGTCGAAGAATGCGGTATGCGCCATGCCGCCATGCAGAAACATCAAGGCCGGCGTGCCGACGTTGCCGCCATAAGAGCGTGCGTGCAGCTTCAGTCCATCGATCGCCAGACTATGAGCCTGACCCGCCTCGAACGCCACGGGCATGGGCCTCAATACCGCGGCAGTGATTCGTCGACGAAGATTGCCCACGCATCGATTCCGCCGCGGACATTCCGGACTTTCTCGAAACCCTGCTGCACGAGAAATCCGGCCACTTGGGCGCTCCTCATCCCATGGTGGCAAAGACAATAAATCTCGGTATCCGGATCCAACTCGGCGATCCGGCCGGGAATATCACCCATCGGGATATGCGTTGCCCCCTCGACCGCCACGATACGCAGCTCTTCATCCTCGCGCACATCCAGAAGAACTGCACCGGGAGTGGCCGCAATCCGCTCGGCCGCGTCTTTTGCCTCAACTTCCTCGATCATCCTGAATGGCTAACGCTTCCGCGCGCCACCCTCAATAGATCAAATATCCACGTCAGCGACGGCCGCCGCTCGTTCCATAATCAGCTCATAGCGCGGCGCGACATCGCGTCCCATCAGCGAGCTGATCATTGTATTGGTCGTGCCGGCGTCATCGATCGTCACGCGCAGCATCGCACGCGAATCCGGATTCAGAGTGGTGAGCTTCAACGTGTCGGGGTTCATCTCCCCCAATCCCTTGAATCGGGTGACCTGCGGGATCGCGCGGCTCTTGGACTTGGCCACGATCGAAGCCTTCTCCTCTTCGTCCTGCGCCCAGTGCGTCTCTTTCCCGATATCGACACGATAAAGCGGCGGAACCGCCAGAAAGAGGTGCCCATCCGCAATCAACTGCGGCATATGTCGGTAAAAAAAGGTGAGCAGCAAGGTGGCAATATGGTGCCCGTCGGAATCCGCGTCCATAAGCAAAACGAGTTTGTGATAGCGCAGCTTATTGGCGTCATAGTCCGAGCCGAGGCCACAGCCCATAGCCTTGACGATGTCTGCGAGCTCCGCATTCGCCAGCACTTTTGCTCGACTCGCGGTCTCGGTATTCAGGACCTTGCCCCGCAGAGGCAGGATTGCCTGAAACTTGCGATCCCGCGCCTGCTTGGCGGACCCTCCCGCTGACTCGCCTTCCACCAAAAAGAGTTCGGACTTTCGCGGATCTGTGGAAGAACAATCCGCAAGCTTCCCGGGAAGATTGAGTCGATGGGATACAGCGCTTTTGCGCGCGACTTCTTTGGCCGCTGCACGAGAAGCATTCCGCGCACGGGCTGCGAGGATCACCCGGTTGGAGATCGCCTCTGCCGACGAAGGGTTTCCATTGAGCCAGTTCTCGACAGCGCTCCTGATAAAGGAGTCCACCGCGGCAGCCACCTCCGGGTTGTTGAGTCGGTCCTTCGTCTGCCCCTGAAACTGCGGCTCCGGCATGAAACAGGACAGGATCCCCACGACACCCTCGCGGACATCGTCCGCCGTGATCGCCAGACCCCGAGGCACCAGACTATGAATCTCGAGATAGTTGCGCACCGCCTTGACGAGGCCCGATTTCAGACCGTTTTCATGAGTCCCGCCGTCGCCGGTCGGAATGCTGTTCACGAACGATGCGAATTCTTCGTTAGGGTCCTCTGTCCAGGCCAGAGCGCATTCCATTCGGACGCCTTCGCTTTCCTTCGCCGCATGGAAAGTCTCTGCCGGAATTCGCTTCCGCTTGCCTGCCTCGAGTTGTTTTTCGAGATAGGCGCGAATTCCTTCCTCATAATGGTAGGTCTGCTTGGTGCTGTTCGCCTTGTCCTCAAAAACGACCGTCAGGCCCTGATGCAGATAAGCCTTGGCCTCCAGGCGATCCGCAATCGTCGTGGGATTGAACTTCACCTTCGAGAAGATCTTGGGATCCGGATGGAATTCGATCGAGGTCCCTGTCCCCCGGATCTTGCGACCCTTCTTGAGCCGACTGGTCGGCTTCCCGCGCGAGAAGGATTGCACGTGCTCATGCCCGCTACGCTTGATTCGCACAGTCATCTTGTCGGCAAGCGCGGTCACGACCGAGGCGCCTACTCCGTGCAAACCTCCTGAATGAAGGTAATTTTTAGCCTCGAATTTCCCGCCCGCGTGGAGCGTCGTCAGGATAAGTTCGACCGCCGGCTTTTTGTACTTTTTATGGATGTCCACCGGAATACCGCGGCCGTCATCGGAAACCATCAGGGTTTCGCCATCCTTGGCAAGGATCACCTCGATTCGACTGCAATGACCATTCATCGCCTCGTCGACCGAGTTATCGACCACCTCCCAGAGCAGGTGGTGCAGGCCGGTCGTATCGACCCCCCCGATGTACATACCCGGTCGTTTCCGGACGGGTTCCAACCCCTCCAGAACGGTTATATCCTTGGCCGTATAATTCTTCGCCACCACCACGCCTCCCGTTCGGAACCGCCGGTACCTAACCCGAATCGCGAGCCATGGCGAGCGTTTCGGCTGCATTCGTGACCGGAAAGCGATCTGGGGCCAATCGTGAGACTTCGAAACGACTACTGCGGCCCGATACGATCAGATCTGCGGCGATCTGGCCGTAGGCGGGACTGGTCTCGATCCCGGCGCCTCCCTGACCGGCCAGCCAGAAAAAACCTTTTCGGTCGGGGTCGGGACCGATCACCGGTGCCCCATCCACAGCAAAGGTGCGCAGCCCCGACCAACGGGAACGAATGGAGCGCGGAACCAGAGAGGGGGCCAACTCGCTCAGTCGCTCGAGCGAGGCAGCGATGGTCTCGTCGTCCGGGCTCGGATCGCAGGGGCCCATCGCAACCTGGTCCATCGGACTCAGCATCATCTCGCCCGCCTCGGGAACGAAGTATACCTCGTGAGGGTCGCTCCAGACCATGGGCCAGTTGCCGAATTCAACATCAGCCGGTCCTGCAAACGTAAACAAGGATCGACGTTTGGGCTGGAGCTCCACGGCGCGAGCCTCTGCCATCTGGCCCACCGTCGACGCCCAGGCGCCGGCAGCATTCACGACCAAACCAGCCTCGACCTCTCGGTCTCGCAGCCGCACACCGCTGATTCGGCCTTGGGAGTGAACGAGCCCGAGAACCTCCGCACCCAGCTCCATCTGCGCCCCGCCAGCGCGCGCATGCCGCAAATAGGCCTGCAAGATCCCATGCACATCGAGGCGGCCATCCTGCGGCGCATACAGCGCCCCTCCCATGCCGGGAAAGGTCAGGGCAGGTACCTTGGCGCGAACGGCATCGGGTCGCATGAGCTCGAACTCCAGGCCCCGCGCCCGCAGTTCACCTTCCCGGCCTTCCAGCTTCTCGAACCCCGCGACGTCGAAAAGGGACAGAACACCTACGGACGTAAGCGGCGGGTGATCCGCGAAATCCTCGGGGGGCCGGCGCCAAAATCGCGAACCGAGGATTTTGAGGTCCAAAACGACATCATTCTCGTCATATTCACTGATGGAGGCCGCACTTCGACCGGTGGAATGGGCCGCCAACTGATTCTCGCGCTCGAGGATCAGAACCTTGCCGATACCCGCCTGCCCGAGAAAATAAGCCAGGGAGGCTCCAGCGATCCCTCCGCCGACGATGATCACGTCAAATTGTTGCCGTTTGGCCATAGCCAACTGTTACCATAAGGCGTTCGCCAGCTTCTGACCAGATTGCCATCTGAATTTCTCCCATCGAAGTAAATTCGATGATTGAGCCCGGGAGGGGAATGCTGCTAGCCTGCGCTTGGGCGTCGAAGAGCCTCCGACCCCCAAACGGATTCGGACCAAATCCGATCCCACTCGCGCCGGCTGATGATTTTAGCTTTAGTTGAAGCGAGTGCCTTCCGACCAAGAGGCCGAAAAACCAGGAAGTTCAGGCAGACTATGAGTATTCACGACGATCAGCTTAAGAAAGTTCAATCCGAGAACGGTTTCCTTGCAGCACTCGACCAGAGCGGTGGGAGTACGCCCAAGGCTCTCAAGCTCTACGGCGTCGAGGAGTCCGAGTACGCGAACGAAGGCGAAATGTTCGATCTCATTCACGCCATGCGCTCCCGGATCATGACAAGTCCATCCTTTGGGGGGGACCGCGTCCTTGGCGCCATTCTCTTCGAGATGACCATGGACCGCGAAGTGGAGGGGGTACCCTCGGCTCGTTATCTCTGGCAGGAAAAAAACGTGGTGCCGTTCCTCAAAGTCGACAAAGGACTTGCCGACGAGGCCGACGGCGTCCAAATCATGAAGCCGATGCCCGAGCTCGACGCCCTGTGCCAGCGAGCCGTCAAGCATGAGGTTTTCGGGACGAAGATGCGCTCGGTCATCAAGCTCGCGAACCCGAAAGGCATCGCGGAGATCGTAAAGCAGCAATTCGAGGTCGGTCGCCAGATTCTGGGGCATGGCCTCTGTCCGATCCTGGAGCCGGAAGTTGATATCAACAGCCCGGAGAAGGCGGGTGCAGAAGCGATCCTCAAAAAGGAGATGCTGGCCCACCTTGACGCGCTCCCCGAGGGGCAGTCGGTGATGGTAAAGCTCACTCTCCCGGAAGAAAGCGGCTTCTATGAGGATGTGATTCGGCACCCCAAAATGCTCAAAGTGGTCGCATTGTCCGGCGGCTACTCTCGCGACGAGGCGAATACACGCCTCACTGCGAATCACGGCATGATCGCTAGTTTCTCGCGGGCGCTGACGCAAGGCCTCTCCGCGCAGCAGAGTGACAGCGAATTCAACGGACTCCTCGATACAGCGATCGAATCGATCTATCAGGCATCCCGTACGTGAGTGATCGTCGGAGCGACCGCGGGTCGGACCGAACCGACTCGCGGCGCGACGACGGATCAGGCACGCCAAAAGGCAGAAGTGAAGGACCGGGAGCCGACAGAGGCTCTCCGGGTGGACCTGAACGCCGCGACAACGTGAGCAGCACAACCTCCGGTCGTCGATGGGAGAACCGCTCGGACGACCATCGTGGACCTCCGCGCGAGGCCCGAGGCGGGCCCGGAAGGAATGACCGACGCGGGCCACCTCGTGATGACCGACGCGGGCCCCCGCGCGATGACCGACGCGGGCCCCCGCGCGATGACCGACGCGGACCCGGCAGAGATGACAGGCGCGGCCCTCCCGGCGCGCGAGCCGACGGCCCCCCCAACCGGCGCTGGGAGAACCGCTCGGACGACCGACGTGGACCTCCGCGCGATGACCGACGCGGGCCCCCGCGCGATGACCGACGTGGACCCGGCAGAGATGACCGGCGCGGACCTCCCGCCGCGCGTGCCGACGGACCTCCCAACCGACGCTGGGAGAACCGCTCGGATGACCGCCGCGGGCCTCCTCGTGATGACCGACGCGGACCCCCGCGTGATGACCGACGCGGGCCTCCGCGTGATGACCGACGTGGACCCGGCAGAGATGACCGGCGCGGCCCTCCCGCCGCGCGTGCCGACGGACCTCCCAACCGACGCTGGGAGAACCGCTCGGACGACCGACGCGGGCCTCCTCGTGATGATGACCGACGCGGACCTCCGCGCGATGACCGACGCGGACCTCCGCGTGACGACCGACGTGGACCTCCGCGCGATGACCGACGCGGACCCGGTAGAGATGACAGGCGCGGCCCGCAAGGAAGTCGAACGGAGAGCGGCGCGGGCCGGACCGACTTCAAGCGTGACGGCGGCAGGGGGGACCAACGGACATCACGTCCCCCAAATCGTCGTGTTCCGAAGTCCGAGCAGGTGCAATGTCGTCACTTCCCGGCCTGTGTCAGCTGTCCCGGGATGGGTCGATCCTACACCAAGCAACTGACCGCGAAGCACGAGCGCGTTTTGGAGATGGTGCGCGAGGCAACCGAATTGGGCGAGGTCCAGTTCCTCAGCCCCGTTGGAAGCCCGCGCCAAACCGGCTACCGGAACCACGCCAAGCTCGTCTTCCGCCATCGGCGGAACCGCGAAACTCATGATCAGGAACTTATTC includes these proteins:
- a CDS encoding FAD-binding oxidoreductase; protein product: MAKRQQFDVIIVGGGIAGASLAYFLGQAGIGKVLILERENQLAAHSTGRSAASISEYDENDVVLDLKILGSRFWRRPPEDFADHPPLTSVGVLSLFDVAGFEKLEGREGELRARGLEFELMRPDAVRAKVPALTFPGMGGALYAPQDGRLDVHGILQAYLRHARAGGAQMELGAEVLGLVHSQGRISGVRLRDREVEAGLVVNAAGAWASTVGQMAEARAVELQPKRRSLFTFAGPADVEFGNWPMVWSDPHEVYFVPEAGEMMLSPMDQVAMGPCDPSPDDETIAASLERLSELAPSLVPRSIRSRWSGLRTFAVDGAPVIGPDPDRKGFFWLAGQGGAGIETSPAYGQIAADLIVSGRSSRFEVSRLAPDRFPVTNAAETLAMARDSG
- a CDS encoding fructose bisphosphate aldolase, with the translated sequence MSIHDDQLKKVQSENGFLAALDQSGGSTPKALKLYGVEESEYANEGEMFDLIHAMRSRIMTSPSFGGDRVLGAILFEMTMDREVEGVPSARYLWQEKNVVPFLKVDKGLADEADGVQIMKPMPELDALCQRAVKHEVFGTKMRSVIKLANPKGIAEIVKQQFEVGRQILGHGLCPILEPEVDINSPEKAGAEAILKKEMLAHLDALPEGQSVMVKLTLPEESGFYEDVIRHPKMLKVVALSGGYSRDEANTRLTANHGMIASFSRALTQGLSAQQSDSEFNGLLDTAIESIYQASRT